From the Paenibacillus tianjinensis genome, the window AAAGGCTTCCTCCCCCATCAATATCCCGTGCTGAAAACAAATACTGGGAATCCCCCTCATCGCTCCAACGACCGCAAGAGACCGGCTCCCTACATCTTCTGATGTGCCTATCAATACAGTGGTTACGGGAATCTGATCATAGAGATTACTAACCGTTTCTATGGCATCTACAATACCGGGAATCCGCTTCATGAACGTGTCGGTAAAAAAGGCATTCCCAAAAGCCGGATGTCCTTCGTATTCTGCAAAAATGGACGCTGCCCTTCGGATTAACTCCTCAGATGCTAGACTTGTGTCGCTCTTAAAGCCTCCAATCCATACATTGGGAATCCCGAAATATTCAGGCGCTCTGGAACGTGACAGAATGAGGGTGCGGTCCCTGCTGAAATACTCGCTTAATCGTTTCTCCGGAATTCTTGTGTAGTCTAAATTAATTAATGTCTTTCCATCTGCATTCGCCTGGAGCGGCTGCTTAAACGGAGCTGCCAGCTTCTCAAAAAAAGGTTGAATCTCCTCTGGTTGCTTAATCCGGGAATCGTTCAGTTTCATCTCAAACCCCGTCTGCTCCATATCGCTACGAAGTTCATCATTAATTTGCTGATAGAAATTCGTCATAAGCGCAACCGGTATGTTTTTGTATTTTAAATCCTTAAACACGTTGATGAATTCACTATAAAGAGACCAGTAATGGGCTAGATAGGTTGACACTCCGTTTGATCCCTCCTTAGGTGGTGATTTTGGGCAGTTCACTTGCTTTCTTTTTCATGGCTCTCAGATCTTCTCTAAGCTCTTTGCATGTTCTCTGAGGCGGCAGCATTTGTATAAACTGACTCTTTTCCTGCTGCTGCAGCTGATGATGGATGGATAGCTCTGTTATATAGTTATCATCCAAAACCTCCTCTATCGGATAGAAATCCCAGAAATGATTGAGCCGCCAAAAAAACCGGGCATCACCAATGCGGTAAAATTCCGGATTCTCATCCCAATGAGATCCGAACTTTTCTTGGATGACCGGAAGAATGGAGCTTCGATGCATGACCGAGCAATGATCGATCTGGCAAGGGGCTACCGGGACCACTCGCTTTGCCGGTCTTAATTGTTGTTTGCTGACCTCATTCTTCTCATTCAAATAATTGACTAAGGACGCGGAATAGACAATCATGACACTCGGGCTCCGCTCTAAATAATCTACCATTTGTTCCAGTCTAGTATTTCTATAACAGTTATCATCTGTTGCATAGGAAATATACTCCCCCGAAGCGTGTAGCAAGGCTTCATTGATTAGAGCAGCATACCTGACCTTCTCCACCCTTTGGTCCATAGTTTGAATATTGCTCTGATAGAATTTGATTCTCTTATCCTTTAGAAATGGCTCAATGACGGTAAGAGTTTCTGAATTCGAGTTATCATCCATCAGGAAGAGCTCAAAGTCGGTATAAGTCTGATTTAGAATCGATTGAATGGATTTCGCGATATATCCAGGCTTATTGTAACTAGTCATGATTATGGATACCTTTGCCAATATAAGACCTCCCTTGGTGCTGCTTACTTGCTATACTATGTTTCGATCATTAAAAGGTAATAGGTTAGAGAACTATATTTACTAATAACTGGTAACCAGCACAACAATAAAACGCTTAACAGTTATCCTGCTAAGCGTTTTGTAGGTACCCGAATTTATTGTTCAGATTGAACCGTCTTCACCAAACGGTCGATTCGATGCTGAAAGGTGTGGGAGGAAAGCACGCGTTTCCTTGCTTGTCTGGCAATGTGCTTTCGTTCTTCGCCGTGTGCAATATAATAATGAATCTTCTCCAGTAAATCATTCTTATCCTCGAAAGAAACCATTTCCTTCCCTTCCGCAAAATGATTGACCAGCCCTTCTCTGGAATCGATAAGTTGAAATGCTTCACAGCTTGCAGCATCAAAGGTACGGTTGTTGATACTTTTGGCCATAATCCCCATACGGTTCTTATTGTATTTCTCATCAGAGGGGCGGTGAATATTAAGAACGATGGTTGAACCATTATAATATTTCATTGCTGTTTCAGGCTTTACCCAGGCATTCACCAAATGAACATGCCCAGCTTTTGTTCTGTTCCATTCCAGATGATGCTTTCCCCATCCCCGCCCAACGATCTGAATCGTATAGTCTGTATTCTTTAACAACAGCTCAATCAGCTCAATCCGGTTACTGTAGGGTACTCCTACTAAACCAATATCACTTGTAAACTCCTCAGAGACTGGTGTGCAGTGAAATATTCCCGGATCTGTCCCCAGCGGAAGATGATACACACAGGGATGTCCAAGTCTTGTATATTGTTCTGCTGCAGCCTGATCGATGGTAAAGATATAGTCAAAATAAGCGGTGAGCGGAAGGGTCCAATCCATATAATAAGGATCCTCCGTCATCCAGACAGCTGATTTCACGTTTGTTTGTCTTAAGAATTCTAGTATCGGTTTGGGGATTTTTAGACCGGTCATTGCTAATATTAGATCCGGCTGTAAAGATTGCTCCATTTGCTGTAAGGCTTGCAGATCATTTCTCAATCCAAAAGATTCAC encodes:
- a CDS encoding glycosyltransferase family 2 protein — translated: MAKVSIIMTSYNKPGYIAKSIQSILNQTYTDFELFLMDDNSNSETLTVIEPFLKDKRIKFYQSNIQTMDQRVEKVRYAALINEALLHASGEYISYATDDNCYRNTRLEQMVDYLERSPSVMIVYSASLVNYLNEKNEVSKQQLRPAKRVVPVAPCQIDHCSVMHRSSILPVIQEKFGSHWDENPEFYRIGDARFFWRLNHFWDFYPIEEVLDDNYITELSIHHQLQQQEKSQFIQMLPPQRTCKELREDLRAMKKKASELPKITT
- a CDS encoding CgeB family protein, whose product is MRILFITSGFRAVYSFFERSIVEAFQNAGHYCESFGLRNDLQALQQMEQSLQPDLILAMTGLKIPKPILEFLRQTNVKSAVWMTEDPYYMDWTLPLTAYFDYIFTIDQAAAEQYTRLGHPCVYHLPLGTDPGIFHCTPVSEEFTSDIGLVGVPYSNRIELIELLLKNTDYTIQIVGRGWGKHHLEWNRTKAGHVHLVNAWVKPETAMKYYNGSTIVLNIHRPSDEKYNKNRMGIMAKSINNRTFDAASCEAFQLIDSREGLVNHFAEGKEMVSFEDKNDLLEKIHYYIAHGEERKHIARQARKRVLSSHTFQHRIDRLVKTVQSEQ